A stretch of DNA from Cryptomeria japonica chromosome 4, Sugi_1.0, whole genome shotgun sequence:
accggttggttggagagaatattgaggcaacttgtggacttgttcagatcattgAGTGTGAGGCAAagaaaggtttgcaggtagaccaccgatcctagagcttgagcttgagtctgttagtgggtggagacttgaacaaatcACCAATTGAAGCAGGCTGCAATTTGGACCGGTAGATCGTCATGGAGAGGCAACTGAAAGTTGTGGTTAGATCCTCAAatccctgaggcagttgcaagtacctattgaTCGATCACCGAACCAGATCAAGCGATGAGACTCatttttcaattaaccccgagtttgatgtaggagcaccggtctagttcttaccggttggacagttttcagtggaattgcttgagagaatggcatttcttcatgtttgagtgtttagcattgtggttttgggtttattcccttgtgttcatggttattatcatgtttgagtttcatagcatttgaCTTTGTATCCGATATTGTCCTAGTTGGTGTGTTCTTATCGGTTAGCCTGGTTGTATGTTGAGcaaagatgattttgggttgcggttgatctatgtgacttgtggatcatttgaggtgttgctttgggccttggtcgGTATTCTCGAAGGTCTGTGCATcgtttggagattgttcttagtgatttgagccgacatgttactgttgcacatttcatgaaccggttggtctttgggccgacttgattaagttgtaattatttgcagatggtataaatggaagcttttgaatcatttgaagacaacgaagaagttagaagatagaagaaTTTGTTTTGAGATTGAGCGGAGACGTAGAACCGACGAGATTCTGATCCGGTAGGACTGACGCTGGaaggctgaggtccggattaggatAGAACTGGCATACTGTTACCGGAAGACaatttgatatgtggatgatctatggATCTTGCAATTGCAtcgtaagcattgtttgtatcatgGACTACGCTCCAGCATGTGGTATGTATAATTCTtcaaattgtaataagattcattcacattgtttaccggttatgtgttttgtgttattaCCGGTTGTTCTTCCTGTTGTTTCTGGCACTTTGTTACCGGTATGCTTTGCATGGTCTATGTGTTTAGCTACAAGgttgggctatccttcattggatctccttgcCTTGACTGTGTCAGTTTTGATCATTGGCTAGTCTTTTTTAGGATGAGTAAATTAGTTTTGTGTCATGCCACTTCTCAGTTCTAGTTGATGTGGCCCTTCAACACAAAAACATAGATCAACTCATTCAATAATGGTGGTTGGAAGGAAAATCTATGCATTAAACACGCATGTTCCTCTTCTCCCAATGCTTAAAGTCAAATTGAAAGAAAGTGAGTATGTGAATCTGTGTCTCTTATTAAAGGTTGGTCCCAAGACCTTTGTCAATGCTAGCAAGGATGAAGGATGATTGCAAGTAATGGAAGGAGAGCTggatcaaattgaaaaaaattagacTTGGGAATTATTCCTTATACCTATAGATAAGAatttcataggtaccaagtggatcttccagaacaaattgaatgaggaaggagaagtgacaagatggatgtcaagtcagctttCTTGAATGGTGATTTAGAAGAATTTTACatagagaaacctgatggttttaaGTTATCAAAGGATCCAGATATGATGAGTTGACTTAAGAAAGACATTGTATGATCTCaagcaagcccctagggcttggtatacAAGGTTAGAGAAGTACGTAGGCTTCAAGAAAGGTACTATTAATAGAAATCTTTACATTAGAGTTCAGAAAGACGAGTTTCTTATAGTTGTATATGTTGATGGCattaatttttggtggagatgatactaATATGAGTAAGATGTTTGCAAAAGAGAtgtagaaagagtttgaaatgtcaatgattggtgctCGTTTCTTTTTTCATTGGACTTCAAATTTTTCAACcaaataaaggtatttttatttctctggctaagtatgttaaagagatgttgaaatagtttggtatggaggattctaaactagtgaGTACCCCTATGGCTATTTGTTGTCATTTGAGTAAGGATAATGAGTCACCTCAAGTTGATCAGACTctttataggtctatgattggaggactacTGTATTTGAATGCTTTTGGACCTAAtattatgcatgtggtatgtttggttACAAGATACCAATCTAATCCTAAGCAATCTCATGGGAaggttgttaaaaggatattcaaatatttgaagggcacTCTAAACTATGGGTTGTGGTATAAGAAGGATGACGACTTCTCTTTGAGTGCTTATACTAATATTGGTTGGGTTGGTTGTGTTGATGATAGAAGAAGTGCTAGTTGTAGTGCATTTTTCTTTGGAAACAAATTGGTAGCTTCGTTTAGTAAAAAGCTAAATTCACTATTTTTATCAACAACCAAGGTCGCGTATATTGTTGCAGCATCTTATTGCACCCAggtttatggatgaagtagacattgAAAGATATCAGAATGGTGCATGATGATcttattcctattatgtgtgataatacaagtgttatAAGCATTTCCAAGAATTTCTATCATATATCACTTTTGTTTAGAGAAGGTTGCAGAACAAGAAGTTGGATTGGAGTATGTTCCTCCAAAGGATcaaattgcaaacattttcacaATGGCTCTTTCAAAAGATACAATTGGGTATCTCAAGGAGAATCTTGGGATCATTACCCCTCCTCATTCGATGCATAAGATGGTGCATCTATATAAGAGGAGAAATTTAAGGTATATCCtttgtctcctagattgatgtggtATACTCCTAAGGAGAAGTAGGTAATTTGTTAGTTCTTGATGATAGGGGAAGCATGTGCAAGGTAAAGAGAGTACAAATTATTATAATATCAGTGGAGAGAGTGCAAACGAATGCTaaaaaagggggagagaaaagtGTGGATAGGAGAGAGTATTGATGAGTAAAGAGtgataatcaagtaaatacctttgtccttgatgtcaaagggaaagagataaagatgagagagagagagagagaagtaagtgttgccatcaatgacaaagggggggacTGTTGGAAGTTGTTGCCATTAATggctaagtattgccatcaatgaaaagaGGGATTGTTGGTACTTgtagtcattgatggcaaccctcaacttgtgtgttgtcattgatgatatgttgttaatgatggatgtATATGTTGTTGATGTGGCGTTTGTTGGAGAATGATGTCTCAGGAGCTAGTAAGGTGTTATACAAATGGTTGAtggttgaagatgttctttgttgtggatgtccaccttcgtGGTGTTGATGTCTACACTCTATATGTTGTTGTGAttcttatgatgatgatgatgatgatgatgatgatatatgatGTTGAAGTTGATGATTGAATATGTTCTTTGTTGATGTCTATATTTAGTATGATTTTggtgataatgtgatgatgtattatGATAGTGATGCGGAGTGATCGTGATTGTAAAGATGTTATCATAAATTAAGATTAAGATCCGAAGCATTAAGTtgaggattagaagtattaaggtgaggattagaagtattaagatgaggattaaaagcatgatgatgaaattgatgtgttgttgatgatcTTGTGTATGCTAAAGGATGACAGATTATCTCTTTTGTTGGTCCTAAGGGAACAAATGGTGCTACAAGATTGTTCAAGTTATTGCAAGTTGATGAAGTGTGGAAATGTAAGAAAGTGTTGTGAAAATTGTCTAgaagaatgctctgcattcctCCGCTCTTAGAGATATGGTCTTGCAATTTGGTATTTAATGTGTATGTTTTGTGGACATTGCACTCATATCTTTTCAAGTCCTTTCACTGCAAAAGATGTTTCTAGTGAATACAACATGTTGTTAGTTTGGTTGGTTGTTAGGACAGTTCCAAAAAATGCTCTACATTTCTCTGCATTGATGCTTTTGTTGTTGCCGCTTGGGAGACGTGCTTATATAATATTTGTACAATGTCTCAGCTCAGATTTCAAGTGATGATGTGTACTGCAAGTATGTTTTGTCAATGTTTTCTCTCACGACTATATTTCCTAGCTCTCTGGCTATGAAAAAGATTGTATCAATTTGATTGTGTCAACTTGTTTTGGCTTAACAATATGAAAGAAGTATATGGAAGTATTGTTGGATGTTCAAGGAATGTTTCTATGTGGTCTGCATGACAATGGTTTATCTTTATCGTGCCACATTGTGTTTGGTGTTGGTTTTTAGGGTAATTTGTGGTCTTCCAGCTGACTAGGCCTTTTCTTTTGCTTGTACTATTCTTCTAGGGGTCTACGCTAGCATTTGAGATTGTGATGAGATGTATTTGGGTCCTACTATGCCTTGTGGGGATCCGCATTGAGTGAATCCATTATAAGATAGGTTCAACTTGTTATATGCTACATGTTACCCTGTTGCTGGCTTGGGAGAATGTGCACCAACATGTTTGATGCTTGGAGCTACATGGAAAGATGTATTAAGTTGTTTTAGGTCTTCTATATCTCCTGGATTGGACTTATTTCACTACAAACATTTGTTTTGGTTAACTTGTTGGGATCATTCTTTGTCCCTTGTTCTTGACGACCTAATTGGCATTTGGAGATGTTGTTAAGGacatatatatagaagatcatttcatttgcaaagtgtGTGGATTGTGGAAGATGCAAAAGTAAAGCAATATAGTGTGCTGAAATTTTTGGTGCTGAATTGTCAAATGGTTGCTTGAGGCAGTGTGTCAAGAGCACCTACATTCTATGGAGACTATTGAAGGTTGTGATGTTTGAAGGCTTATTCATTTAAAGAtactagatttccacaatccattctaATATTGTTTGTAATTTCTCGATTTGATTGTGTAAACAATTTTTAACCATCAATTAACTACTTAAGACTTATTCATTGTAGCTTATTTATTCATGTAAATTTGGTTTTCTCTTGTGTATGCATTcattgctttatctttcattgttgctAATCagattttggaatttgaattatgatattaaatttaaattttattcaaGATTGATTAACCCATTAACACACATAAATCGTGTCACAACTACTAGGTCACACCATTAGCTAATCTATTGTACAAAAAGAAACCACTTACGGATTGATCATAAGACCTACCTTCCCTTATCAGTCAAGAAGTAAAAACATTAATACTTTCAATCAACGCTCAGATGTAGGGCAGCCAAAGGATTGTAATTGCATGCAAAGGGAACACCATATACTTGAAATAGAAATTGCAATAACACACCACACTAAAACAATAAAGTGTCAAACATCACACTAAAGCTACATTTATGaagcaaaaataataaaaatgtacATGTGCTTGGCAGCCTCCAATTGTCTGAACAATAAAATAAAACGGAAATGGAACATAAAAGAGctagattttatattttttaatctcTGGTGATTGGAACCTTGTTTAATATTCAGGTGCTCGAATGTAATTGACGTTGTGAAATTGATGAGTTGGGTAAAGAGTTGCTTTGTAATAAGATTTATAAGGACTTCTCTGTACAAATGATGTATTCATGGTTGAATCCAAAGAGCTATTTATCACTAGTCTACTTTTGTCTCACAAACATGCATGACAAAATTGATTGTATTCTCTGGGCTTTCAAGAACTCTAATGACATCCGGCAGCTAGGATCTAAGGAGGTTGAACTGGTGACTCGAGGACCCACCAAGAAGAGGATGGAGAATTCCCATCTCAATTTAGCTATTGGCTTTGGGCAAAATGCTTCAAATAGCATTTTTGTAAGTGTAGATTCGATATGAGGTTTGCAATTTCCTATTTTGGTAGGGTGTGTTGTTGCACTTTCTATTTCAAAAAGATGGTGCTTTGCATTTAGTTGGATTTTTTTTGGCTTCCCTTTTTCTAATAAAGCATTACCTAACACGGCCTATACATGGATAAAGCAATTATGTGAAGGACTGAAAAGAGAGGAAAAACCTGAAAAGGTAAAGAGCGGGAGCGTATCTGTAAGAAATGACAGGATTTGTTGGCATGCTTGCGTCAGATCGATGGCTGTGGAGCCAGTTCACATTGATGGAACTTTGCACGCTAAAAATTTCACTTCAATCATAAGAAAGGCAACACAAGGCATGATATTTATTGTTTGTGTTCCTCTTTTGTTGATTTGTTTTGTGTTAGATTTGATGGGTTAAAAACAGGTGACATAACTTCAACCGTTGGGAATGCTACAGTTGGTAACAATGCTGAGGGAAGATCAGACTAAGTGAATTTTTTAGCAAAGGTCTAGCAACATATAGTTTTCCAGAAACTTGTATTGCATGCTGGAAATAAAAGATTTAAATATGTCAAAGGGAAGAAGCAGCAATAGAAGGAGCAGAAGTAGCAATATAGCATGTCATTTTGCGAGGTGGTAATCCCAATCCATGAACATCTCAAAATGTCCATTAAATTTCATATATCACTTTGCCTATCAGGAAACATAATGAATTTTCGAATTATTATTGCGCCAGTCACCTTCAATTTATTGGAGACAATCTCATTAAAATATGATGATAAAAAATGATGCACTACTAAAAACTTAACAGATTACCTTCTTGCTTCGCGTCAATGATCATGTTGAACGGCACCAATGTCACTAAAACTTTAATGCCATAAAATTGACTTTATGATTATTAGAGTGAGTCTTCCTCATCCCTCTCACAGGCCAGTCTTGTTAAAGCTTTAACACCATTTGTTGGATCAACACAAATTGAATCATGAAACATAAAAACAATATAATGATTTCAGAGGCTGCATTAGAATGTTTACAAAAGCCCTTTCTGAAGGCACACAACTAAACCCCAAAAACTACCAACCATCATTTGAGAATCTTCGTGTACAAAGCCAAAACACTTAACCACCCAAACTGACATTGCATCGCTAATATTACGACATTGACAACTGACATAACACCTTTCGGATCGCAACATTTCACAAGGAGGTGATTGTTTCCTTTTGCCTTATATATACTCGTACACACacaaagaattgatagatgtgcaTCATTAGAATCCTACATACCCTTTTTGAGCCTTCTGGACCATACAGAATCCTATGTAAATCTGCAgactagttttctttatttttttttaaaacaaacctCGAAAGGCACAATTACATAAAAGGCACTGACATAAAGATAATTTCATCAATGAGTCTGTGGCCCTGCAGCTATTGATGCTATAGTTTGTGGGTCACTTAGACTTACTCTAACCATCAAGCTCTCTACTGGAACTCTTGTCACATCCCTGCGAATGCCAATATCAGTTGCATACCTACTCAAACAGTAGAATCCACCTGCAATTGCACTCAAAGCAGCTGTACTTGGAATCAAAAATTGCAAAGGAGATGAGAAGACTGCGGTAAAAACACCAATAACCGATGCTGCTTGACCACTTGGACCAACCCCACTTCTATTTACCACAAGCAAACCAGTCTTACAATAAATGGAAAAATCTTCACAATTGTTTTTGAAAATGTTATAGCAACCAAATCCATTCTCAAGCAAGTATTTGGCCCTATGTATGACTGTCTCTGTAAAGTCTGTCTCTGCAAGTGTGCAAGTTCCTCCTCGAGCTTTTGCAACAAACAGGGCTGATTGGACACCATACTCAAATCTGTACAGATTCCCCCCAGCAAGGAAACAATCAAGACAAGATGATATTACTCCACTATTATTTTGTTGATAATTGCATTTTTGGCATTCATTCCTATTCTGAGAAGATCCTGAGCTTAACAGCAGGATATTGAGCATAGCATCTCCTGCCACTTCTTCATCTCTTCCTCGAATGAAATGAATGACTTGATTGTCCCCAATATAGATACCTGCAAGAAACGAACTATTAAGGATGACATAATAACATATCAGAAAAGGTCAAATGGGATGAGTTTGAAGTGTTCAATCATCAGGGCTTTCATAATGAAGACCTGCATTTAAATCCTGAAGAGACGTGTTACATGCTAATACATACAAATGCTGTGTTTAAATTGAGTAAACTACCACATCCATTCTGCATGTAGCATGCCTCAACCCCAAAAACAAACTACCaatcacaaaaataataa
This window harbors:
- the LOC131079274 gene encoding protein LEAD-SENSITIVE 1 — encoded protein: MGLFSNKISREDLKPGDHIYSWRCAYVYAHHGIYIGDNQVIHFIRGRDEEVAGDAMLNILLLSSGSSQNRNECQKCNYQQNNSGVISSCLDCFLAGGNLYRFEYGVQSALFVAKARGGTCTLAETDFTETVIHRAKYLLENGFGCYNIFKNNCEDFSIYCKTGLLVVNRSGVGPSGQAASVIGVFTAVFSSPLQFLIPSTAALSAIAGGFYCLSRYATDIGIRRDVTRVPVESLMVRVSLSDPQTIASIAAGPQTH